In Persicimonas caeni, a single window of DNA contains:
- the ltrA gene encoding group II intron reverse transcriptase/maturase, with protein sequence MEPAIWTDRMLEALERGVKGGKWFSLIDKVYREATLIRAWDAVKANDGAAGVDEMTIADYERHIESNLKRLSRVLKEGTYVPRAVRRTWIPKPGRAEKRPLGIPTVEDRIVQTALKMVLEPIYERDFARHSYGFRPQRGAKDALRRVDGLLKQGYRWVVDADLKGYFDTIDHDLLMARVEEKVSDGRILELINAFLTCEVVDQGESQKPHRGTPQGGVISPLLANIFLDPLDHLMEEQGFEMVRYADDFVILCRDKEQADKALDVVRKWVQANELTLHPEKTQLVDESEGSFDFLGYAFKRGNKYPSKKAKRRFL encoded by the coding sequence GTGGAACCAGCGATCTGGACCGACCGGATGCTCGAGGCGCTCGAAAGGGGCGTCAAAGGAGGCAAGTGGTTCAGCCTGATTGACAAAGTCTATCGGGAGGCCACGCTGATCCGCGCATGGGATGCAGTCAAAGCCAACGACGGAGCAGCAGGCGTCGACGAGATGACGATCGCCGACTACGAGCGACACATCGAGTCGAACCTGAAGCGACTGAGCCGCGTGCTCAAAGAGGGGACCTATGTGCCCCGAGCCGTCAGGCGAACCTGGATACCCAAGCCGGGTCGAGCCGAGAAGCGACCGCTGGGGATTCCGACCGTAGAGGATCGGATCGTCCAGACGGCGCTCAAGATGGTACTGGAGCCGATTTACGAGCGAGATTTTGCTCGTCATTCCTACGGCTTTCGACCTCAACGGGGAGCCAAAGATGCGCTGCGACGCGTCGACGGGCTTCTCAAGCAAGGTTATCGGTGGGTGGTGGATGCCGACCTGAAGGGGTACTTCGACACGATCGACCATGATTTGCTCATGGCGCGCGTGGAGGAGAAGGTCTCAGACGGACGCATTCTCGAGCTCATCAATGCCTTTCTTACCTGCGAGGTCGTCGACCAAGGGGAAAGCCAAAAGCCCCACAGAGGCACGCCACAGGGCGGTGTGATTAGCCCGCTCCTGGCAAATATCTTTCTCGATCCGCTCGACCACCTGATGGAAGAGCAAGGGTTTGAGATGGTGCGTTACGCCGACGATTTTGTGATTCTATGCCGGGACAAAGAGCAGGCCGACAAGGCGCTCGACGTGGTCAGAAAGTGGGTGCAAGCCAACGAACTGACGCTACATCCGGAGAAGACCCAACTCGTCGACGAGTCCGAGGGAAGTTTCGACTTTCTGGGCTACGCCTTCAAGCGCGGGAACAAGTACCCGAGCAAGAAGGCCAAACGGAGGTTTCTTTGA